TGGAACTCATCAATCACCAATGTGGGCCGACGAAGGTGTCCCATTCCTCTTCGTGAGCAACATCACGAGGGGCGAGATCGAAACGACCACTCAGAGGTTCATCAGTTTTGACACATGGTCAGAACTGACGCGGCGAACCCCTATTGAGGTCGGAGACCTGCTGTACTCCACGGTCGGGAGTTTCGGCATTCCTGCGCTAGTTCGTTCAGACGAGCCCTTCGCGTTTCAACGTCATATCGCACACATCAAACCGGATCGCGCCAAGGTGGACTCAACCTTTCTTGGCGCCCAACTGAAGTCCCCACTGGTGCGGCGACAGGCGGTCCGCGCTGCCCGAGGCGTGGCTCAGCCCACCGTGAACCTTGCGGACATCAAGAGGTTCGCCGTGGTCGTTCCCCCGATTGCTGATCAGCGCGCGTTCGCCAACGAGGCCGAAGCCGTCCGCACCCAACAGCTTGCAATGCGCCTTGTGAGTTCCCGCGAAGACGCCCTCTTCGCGTCCCTCCAGTCCCGCGCCTTCCGAGGAGAACTCTGATGAGCACAGTTCCAACCTGGGACCAGTACATGGCCCCTTCGCTGCAGGCCCTTGTAGACGGGGAGGTCCGTCGCGCGTATCAATGAGGACGTGTCTGCTCAGTTGCTCGACCGCCTCCATGCCCAGGAGCCGGCCTTCTTCGAGCAAGCGGTCCTCGACCTGCTGATGGCGTGAGCTACGGCGGCGCGGACGGCACCGCGACTCGTACTCAACTCTCCAACGACGGCGGCATCGACGGTGTGATCGACCAGGACGCCCTGGGTCTGAGCCGGGTGCACGTTCAGGCCAAGCGCTACGCCCCGACCACGCCGATCGGCCGGCCCGACATCCAGGCCTTCGTCGGTGCCATGGCTGACAGCCAGGCCAACCAAGGCGTCTTCATCACCACCGGCCGTTTCAGCTCTGGCGCGCGCGACTACGCCAACAACGTCCCCACCCGCGACGTGCTCCTCGACGGCCCGCGCATGGCCGCGCTCATGATCAAGTACGGCGTCGGCGTACAGGTGAAGCGCACCCTCCACATCGTCGAGATCGACGAAGATTTCTTCGAGTAGAGACGCGGCCGCGCTTCTGGCTGGGCGGGTATCAGGTCGAGGCGAGCTTCCGCACGACGTACTGGTTCAGGCTCATCCGCTCCTCGGCGGCGTGCATCACCAGGTTGCGATGAAGTCGTTCGCCGATACGCACGTTGAAGGTCCCCGAGAACTTCCGCTCCGAGAGTGGTTCGGGGATGGCCTCGCCGGTGCTGGCCATGTCCGCAACTACGTCAGCGAGGAGCTGTTCCAGCCCATCGATCGCCGCGGCGCGAGATCCCGCGAGCCAGGACAACGAAGGGAACTCAAGGCAGGTGGCGACGTACTCGCTGTCTTCAGCAGACCAAGTCACCCGGTAGGTGTAGTGGGCCACGTTCACCTGTGGGCGGTCCAGCGTGTCCATCACATAGCCTCCTTCTTGTCGATAGCCGCGAGCACCTGACGAACCTGGTACGCCTTCGCCTTGCCTTTGTCGTTCTGAATGTTGACTCGGGGATCGCCGGGCCAGGGCATCTTGAACACCGCGTGGGAAGTCCCTGCCTGCCGGGGCTTCCCGAAGTAGTGCTCGCAGACTTTGTGAAGATCGTTGAAGGCGACGTTGTGGGGGTTGCTCCTCAGAGCCCTCACGATCTTGCTTACGGATGTCATTGGCATGGTACCGCAGGCAGTACCACACCTGCCAGGTCTCGCGACAGCTTGGCCACCCGGCGCGCAATCCAGACCTCGGCCTCGCCGGCTTTGCACCGCGCCCACACGCGCGGCAGCCGATGCCGCAGGTCGAGCACGTCGGCGATCGCGTGCGCGCCGCCCATTGAGCCATGGCTTCCAGCTCATCGACGTCAACCAACCGCCTCCGCGCCACCGCATCCGACGCTGCGGCGAGCGTGGCCGCGGCGTCGAGGGAGTCGAAGGAGGAGGTCATATGAACAAGCTAGAGGTGACCACCGACGGTTTGGATTGGGCGGAACCGACAGGGATGGACCGCAGTTATATCGCCCGCGATAACACCCCGATAAGGTGGCGTGCATGGACATTCGTGCGGAGCGGCTCGCGGCTGGGCTCAGCCAGTCGCAACTCGCCCGCGCCGCGCGGGTGCCGCAGCCCAATCTTTCGGCGTACGAGAACGGCCGGCGCAGCCCGAGCCCCGAGGTGATGCAGCGCATCGTGCGTGTCTTGCAGGGCCGTCCGTCCCTGCGCGTCGCGGAGCATCGCGACAGCATCCGTGCCCTGGTAGCCGATCATCACGCACTCCACCCGCGCCTGTTCGGCTCGGTTGCACGCGGCGATGACGAGCCAGGATCGGACGTCGACCTGCTGGTGGAGTTCACCGACGAAGCCACTCTCCTCGACGAGGTCGGGCTGCGGCTGGCTCTGCGTGACCTGCTCCAGGTCGAGGTCGATGTGGTCGCCGACGACGGGCTCCGGGGCGAACTCCGCGAGCGCATCCTGGGCGAAGCGGTGCCCGTGTGAACGACTCCCACTCCAAGGCAATCGACGTGGCCGGCCGCGTGGTCTCCGTGTGTGACGTGCTGGCCGAGATTGTCCGCGGAAGTGACATCGACGCCTTTGTTACCGACGTACGCACCCAATGGGCTGTCGAGATGGGCCTCATCCGGATCGGCGAAGCGATCAACCGCATCCCCGCCGACGTGTTGACCGACTTCCCCGATCAGCCCTGGCGTCAGATCATCGCGATGCGCAACTTCGCGGCACATCAGTACGACGACCTCGACCCGCGCCGCGTCTGGCGCACTTTGACCGGTGACGTGCCAGCTCTGCGCGCCTACCTCAACGACACCGTGATCCCCGGGCTCTCATCGTGAGCAATTTCGCCTTCGTTAAGCAGACGCTGCCGGCGGTCCACGCCGACTGCGCCCGCGCGGAGGCCTACCTCACCACCGACCCGCGCACCTCCTGCATCTACGCGCGGCGTGCGGCTGAGTTGCTCGTGGGTCATCTGTACGACGTACTCGCGCTGCCTGCGCCGTACAAGGATGACCTCAGTGCCCGCATCAACGCGCCCGCGTTCAAGACCGCGACCGGCCTCGGCGTCAACGCCAAGCTCAACCTGATCCGCCACCTCGGCAACAGCGCCGTGCACGCGCAGGCGCCGATCCAGCCGCAGTCGGCGGTCAACGCCATACGCGAACTCCACCACGTGATGACGTGGGCCGCCTTCCATCACTCGCCCCAACCCGGCGCCGTGCCCACGGGAGCGCAGTTCGACCCCACGCTCGCCAGCAAAATGGCGCCCCTCTCGCGCGCGGAAGTGCAGAAGCTCGCGGACACCTTCAAGAAGCAGGACGAAGCGCACGCCGCCGCGCTGAGCGAGAAGGATGAACTCCTCGCCGCCCACGAAGCCGAGATCGCCCGGCTGCGCGAGGAGATCAAGGCAGCCCAAGCCGCCAACACCAAGCCCGACGACCACGACTACGACGAGGCCACCACCCGCGACGTCTTCATCGACGTGCTGCTCGGGCAGGCGGGCTGGGTTTCGACAGGCTCCGGGGTGCGGCTCGAACGTGAATACAGAGTCGCGAGCATGGGGGTTTCGACAGGCTCAACCACCGAGAAGGTCGGGTATGCCGACTACGTGCTGTGGGGCGCCGACGGCCTCCCGCTCGCGGTGGTCGAGGCCAAGCGCGCGAAGAAGAGCGCTGCCATCGGCCAACAACAAGCCACGTTGTACGCCGACGCGCTGGAGCGCGAGTTCGGCCGACGGCCGGTGATGTTCTGGACCAACGGATACGAGCACTGGATCTGGGATGACGTATCCGGATATCCGCCGCGCCAGGTGCACAGCTTCTATACGCGCGACGAGCTGGAGCTGATGATCCAGCGCCGCCACACGCGCCTCCCGCTGGCTGGTCAGCCGATCGATGTGGACATCGTCGAGCGTCCCTATCAGCACCGAGCGATCCGGGCCGTTGGCGACGCCTTCGACCGCAAGCAGCGCGAGGCCCTCCTCGTGATGGCCACCGGCTCCGGCAAGACCCGCACCGTCATCGCGATGATCGACCAGTTGATGAAGACCAACTGGGTCAAGCGCGTGCTCTTCCTCGCCGATCGCAAGGCGCTGGTCAACCAGGCCGCCAACGCCTTCAAGCAGCACCTGCCCGATGCCACGACGGTCAACCTGATCACGGACAAGGACGTCGACGGACGCGTCTACGTGTCGACGTACCCCACGATGTTGAACCTGCTCAACGACGTCGACGACAAGGGTCTGCGCCGCTTCGGGCCGGGGTACTTCGACCTGATCGTGATCGACGAGGCGCACCGGTCGGTGTATGCGAAGTACGGCTTCATCTTCGACTACTTCGACGCGATGCTCGTCGGTCTCACCGCGACGCCGAAGGACGAGGTCGACCACAACACGTACCGCCTGTTCCACCTCGAAGACGGCGTCCCGACCGATGCGTACTCCTTGGAGGAGGCCGTCTCTGACGGCTACCTCGTGCCGCCGCGAGGGGTGAAGGTCGACACCTTCTTCATGCGCGAAGGAATCCGATACGCCGACCTCAGCGATGACGAGCGCGACGAGTGGGATGCGCTGGAGTGGGGAGACGACGGCCCGCCGAGTGAGGTGGGATCCGGGGAGTTGGACCGCTTCCTCTTCAACGAGGACACCACCGACAAGGTGCTCGCCAAGCTGATGTCCGACGGGCGCAAGGTCGCGGGCGGTGACCGGCTCGGCAAGACCATCATCTTCGCCAAGAACCAGGCCCACGCGGAGTTCATCGGCCGGCGCTTCGACGTGGGCTGGCCACATCTGGCCGGGCAGCACGCGCGGGTGATCACGCACGCGACGCCGTACGCCCAATCGCTGATCGACGACTTCTCGATCAGGGACAAGGCGCCCCACATCGCGATCAGCGTGGACATGCTCGACACCGGCATCGACGTGCCCGAGGTCGTCAACCTGGTGTTCTTGAAGACGGTGCGCTCGAAGTCGAAGTTCTGGCAGATGATCGGGCGCGGCACGCGGCTTTGCCCCGACCTATACGGCCCCGGCCAAGACAAGGAAGATTTCTTCGTCCTCGACTTCTGCGGCAACCTGGAGTACTTCAGCCAGGACCTGCCCGGCAGTGAAGGCTCGGTCCAGAAGTCGCTCACGCAGCGGATCTTCGAATCAAGGCTCGGGCTCGTGACCGCCCTCGACGCGTCGGGAGAGCACGCCGACCTGCGCGCCTCGACGGCCAAGATCCTGCACGCGTTCGTGTCCGGGATGACGCTCGACAACGTGCTCGTACGTCCACATCGGCGGGCGGTGGAGCGGCTGTCGGAGGCGTCGACGTGGGAGCGGTTGACGCCCGAGGACGCCGAGGCCGCGCTCGTGCTCGGCGGCCTGCCCACCACCGAGCAGGACAACGACGAGGACGCGAAGCGCTTCGACCTGTTAGTGCTGCGGCGTCAGGTCGCGCAGCTTGATGGCGACGCCGTGACCGCCGAGAGGTTGCGCGAGACGATCCAAGCCATCGCCTCAGCGTTGCTCGCCAAGACCACAATCCCGTCGGTGGCCGAGCAGGCAGTGTTGCTCGAATCGATCGCCAGCGAGGAGTGGTGGATCGACGTCACGCTCCCGATGCTGGAGCTGGTGCGCGTGCGGATTCGCGCGCTGGTGCGGTTCGTGGAGAAGTCGCGGCGGAACCCGGTCTACACCGACTTCGTTGATGAACTCGGCCAGTCCAGCGAGGTCTCGCTGCCCGGGATCACGCCGGCCGTGGACTTCGAGCGGTTTCGGGCCAAGGCGCAGGCCTATCTGCGCGAGCACGAGGAGCACATCGCGCTTCAGCGGCTGCGGCGCAACCGGCAGCTCACCGGTGAGGACCTGGCCGCACTGGAGCAGATGCTGATCGAGGCCGGCGCAGACCGTGGTCACCTCGCTCGGGCCGCTGGCCACGATGGCGGCCTCGGTGTCTTCATCCGCTCGCTCGTCGGGTTGGATCGAGTGGCCGCGCAAGAGGCGTTCGCCGGCTACCTCGATGAAAGCCGCTTCTCCGTGCAGCAGATTCGCTTCATCGACATGGTCATCGACGAGCTCACGGCGAACGGCGCGATGGAGCCGGCGCGGTTGTTTGAGTCGCCGTACACCGACAACGCACCGACCGGCCCGGAGTTCTTCTTCCCCGGCCAGGTCGGCGACCTCGTCGCGATCCTTGATGACGTGACCGCGCGCGCGACGGTGGCGGCGACGGGCTGAGTCATTTGGACCGAAGAACTGCGGCCGTAGGGGGCACGCCTGCGCGCCAGATCGACACCCTGGCCGCAGTTCTTCCCAGGATTGGGGGTCAGTGTCCGGCGTGGTCGAGAGCCTCGGTGGCTTTCGACCGGCCGAGCTCGATCAGTTCGTTGGCGCGGTGGAATTCGAGCGTACGAGCGGCAGCCAGCGGGATCGACACCATCACGTCCGGCGGATTGGTCGCCACGTGATAGCGCGAGATGGCCGCCTGCATCGTCTCGAACGACCCGAGCATCACATCCATCGCGCGCAAGTCGGGCTTCTTGGGTTTCTTCCTACGGCTGCGTACGGGGATCCGCGATCGGGCTGACCGGCGCGACCCCTTGGCGACTTCTGCTGACTCGGCGGGGATTTCTGCTGACTCGGCGGGGATTTCTGCTGACTCGGGTTCGGCGTCGGTAGCCGAGAACCCGATCCGGCGCAGCCAGGTGCGCTGGTCTCCACTGACCGAAGCCTCCTCGTGCACCGGCGACCCGCCGATCCGGCCGCGGTCGGCGGCCGAGAGGTCGACCGCCACGGTCAGATCAGCATCGACGCCGAGGATCGGGCCGACCGGCAGCGGGTTCAAGATGCCACCGTCGACGAGGAAGCGCCCACCCATCTCGACCGGGGTCAGCGCCCCCGGAATCGCGATCGAGGCCCGGATCGCCGCCATCAGCGGGCCGCGCTGGAACCACACCTCGCGCTGATTGGTCAGATCCGCCGCCACCGCAGTGAACGGGATCGACAGTTCCTCGATGTGGGTGTCACCAAGGAATCCCTCGATCTTCTCGATGATCTTGTTGCCGCGCACCGCGCCGGGTCCGGAGATCGAAGGGTCCATCAAGCGCAACACGCCACGCTGGGTCAGCGTGCGGGCGTACGCCGCGAACTCCTCGTCCTGGCCCGCCGCCGCGAGCCCACCCACGAGAGCACCCATCGACGTACCTGCGATGGCGACGACCTCGTGGCCGCGCTCTCGCAGCACTTCGAGTACGCCGAGGTGGGCATACCCGCGGGCCCCGCCCGCACCCAGTACGAGTGCCACTCTCACGGCCGCAAGCCTGCCAGAGCAGCGGCACGTACGACTTCGGTGAGTCGGTCGAGCAGGGGTGAGTCCAGGCGCCAGCGCTGCCAGTACAACGGCACGTCCAGGCGGTCTCGGCCCAACCTGACCACCTCTCCGCGGGCCAGAGCATCGGCTATCTGGGGCTCCGGCAGCATCGCCCAACCCAGGCCCGCCTCTACCGCAGCGCAGAAGTCGCTCGACGACGGCACCTGGTGTACGACCGCGGGCCGCTCGATCCCACGCGCGGTCAACTGCTGATGTTGCAGGCGGTCCTTGGCATTGAAGACCACGACCGGCATCCGCGCCCAGTCCAGCCGATTGCCGCGGCGCCACCGATCCGCGAAGTCGCGCGTGGCGACCGGCAGATAGCGCAGCGTGCCCAACAGTTCGACCGAGCACCCCTGTACGGCGGTCGGGTCGCTGGTCACCGCGGCAAGCACCCGCCCGGCGCGCAGCAGTTCCTGCGAGTGCTCTTGATCCTCGATCGTGAGTCGAAGGGCGACTGGCGCGTCCCAGTCTGCGATGTCAACGAGGGCAGGTCGAAGCCAGGTAGCCAGCGAGTCGGCGTTGACGGTCACCGCAAGTTCGGCGGCTGCGTACTCCCCGAGCGCCGCTTCGGCCTCGGTAAGCAAAAGCGCCGTCTGACGGCCCAGTTTGGCCAACTCGGCCCCGGGCTCGGTGAGCTTCGCAAGGCTGCGTACGACTGACCAACACTCGCCCGGCCGCCGTTTCCAGCGCTCGAATCCGTTGACTGACCGCGCTCGGCGTCAATTGCAGCCGACGTGCGGCGGCCTCGAAAGAACCCTCGTCCGCGATCGCCACCAACGCAGCGAGTTGGCCTGGGTTCAGTTCCATGGAGTCAGTGAAGCACTTCTAATGTTCCTGAAGAAACATTCGCTGGCATGAACTGGTCGTCGTCCTTAGATTCGTCGTGTGAACGACTTGATCCCCGGCCTGCTCACCGGGCTCGCGCTGATCGTGGCGATCGGCGCCCAGAATGCGTACGTCCTGCGCCAAGGCATCCGGCGTTCGCACGTCGGCCTCGTGGTGGCGATCTGCGCTGTGTCGGACGTCGTGCTGATCGTCGCCGGCGTGTCGGGCATCGGCACGATCGTCGACCGAGCGCCGACGGCGATCGAAGTCGTACGCTGGCTCGGCGTTGCCTTCCTGACGTGGTACGGCCTGTCGTCGCTGTGGCGGGCACGTCGCGCCGACGCACTGTCAGCCTCCGGCGAGGTAGTGGACGCCCGGCGCTCCGTCGCACTCAAAGCGCTCGCGTTGACCTGGCTCAACCCGCACGTCTATCTCGACACGGTGCTGTTGCTGGGGTCCGTCGCCAACACCCACGGCTCGCCGGGGCGCTGGTGGTTCGCCGCCGGTGCGTGCCTGGGGTCGATCCTGTGGTTTTCCGGGTTGGGCTTCGGCGCCCGGCTGCTCGCCCCGGTGTTGGCGCGCCCTCGGGCCTGGCAGGTGCTCGACGTACTGATCGGGATCGTGATGCTGCTGATCGCGCTCAAGCTGGCGATGGGCTAACGACTCGCCTGATCCCGCAGTCCCTGTGGTTTCGATCGGAGTCGCGGATCGGCACCGTGACTGAACCTCACGCCCGTTGCGGTGCCTAGCGGTGTCACCCAGTGGCACCTGCAAGGACCGCAAGGCGTGGCGTGGGTTCGAGCCCTTCGAGACGCCGACTTCGTCGGCTCCTCGGGAACCAACGCGCCTTCGGCGCTCCTCAAACGGTCAACCGGTCGCGGTCAGCGCCTCATCGATCGCGGCGATCCCCTCGCGGGCCAGTTCGTGGTCGATGTTGAGCGCGGGCACGACATGGATCCGGTTGAAGTTCACGAACGGCAGCACGCCGCGCTCCTTGAGTGCGCCGACGATCGCGTTCATCTCCGGGCTCGTCCCGCCGTACGGCGCCAGCGGCTCGCGGGTCTCGCGGTCGGCGACGAACTCGATCGCCCAGAAGGCACCGACCCCGCGTACCTCCCCGATGCGGTCGTGCTTGTCGGCCAGGTCGCGCAGGGCCGGGCCGATCACATCCGTTCCCAGCAAAGCAGCCGCCTCGACGGCCCCCTCATCCTCCATCGCAGTGATCGCGCCGACCGCCGCTGCACAGGCCAGCGGGTGGCCGGAATAGGTCAGTCCGCCGGGATAGACGCGCTCGGCGAACGTACGGAAGATCTTGTCGCTGATCGCCACACCGCCGAGCGGCACATAGCCCGAGTTCACGCCCTTGGCGAATGTCAGCAGGTCGGGGACCACGTCGTCGAGCTCGACGCCGAACCACTTGCCCGTACGCCCGAAGCCGGTCATCACCTCGTCGGCGATGTAGACGATGTCGTGGCGGTCGCACAGTTCGCGTACGCCTCTCAAATAGCCCGGCGGCGGCACCATGATCCCCGCCGTGCCGGGGATGGATTCGAGCATGATCGCGGCGATCGTGCCCGGGCCTTCCAGCGCGATCACCTGCTCCAGGTGCTCCAGCGCGCGCTGGCATTCCTCGGCCTCGGTCGTCGCGTGGAAAGCGCTGCGGTAGAGGAACGGGCCGAAGAAGTGCACGGTGCCGTTGTCGCCCTGATCGTTGGCCCACCGCCGCGGGTCACCGGTGACGTTTATCGCCAGATGCGTACCCCCGTGGTACGACCGATAGATCGACAACACCTTCTGCCGCCCGGTGTGCAGCCGCGCCATTCGGATCGCATGTTCGTTGGCGTCGGCACCGCCGTTGGTGAAGAAGACCTTGTCGAGATCCCCCGGGGTGTGACTGGCGATCAGGCGCGCGGCCTCGGAGCGCGCGCCGTTCGCGTGCTGCGGCGCGATCGTGCACAACTGCGCAGCCTGGGCCTGGATCGCCTCGACGATGCGCGGATGCTGATGCCCGAGATTGGTGAAGACCAACTGCGAACTGAAGTCGAGGAACTTGCGACCCTCGCCATCCCAGACGTACGACCCCTCGGCCTTCGTGACGACCATCGGGGAGATGAGTTCCTGGGCCGACCAGGAGTGGAAGACGTGGGCCCGGTCGAGTTCGTACGCGCGGGCGGGGTCGGTCAAGTTGGCCATGGCCGACCATAGCGCCCGATTCCGCGATACAACCTGCGTATGCGCCGAGACATCTTGCCTGTGCTCGCGATCGGAGCCGCCTGGTGGCTTTTCAGTGATCTGGCCGCCGTGTGGGGGCCGTCACTGATCACCATCTTCGGGCAGGCGGCCGAGACTCCGGCAGAGCTGATGGGCCTCTTCGCGCTCGGGTGCGTGCTGAGTTCGTACGTCGTGGTCGCGCTCGCGCGTCGACTCCCCACCGCCGCGCTGGGGATCGCCATCCTTTGCCGGATCGTGCTGCAATTTCAGCCGGGCGGACAGGTGCAGTTGTACGTCGCCTCGCTCGGCGTCGCAGCCGCGCTGGCGTGGCTGTCGATGCTGGTCGCCCGTCAGGCGTCGATGACCGCTCAGGGCATCTGCTTGGGCTGGTTGCTGTCGGCGACGGCCGCTGCAGTCGGCGGCACCTGGCTCGCCGTGTGGCGTCTCGACGTGACCGGCATCGGCACCCTGGGGGTGCTGCTGGTGCTCAACACCGTGGGATTGCGGGTGGACGTGGGCGAGTCTGCACCTAGTCGTCGGCTTGCCTGGTCGGTGTTGCCCGTCGGCGTCGTGGCGGGCATCGCGATCGTCAACGCCGGCCGCGCTTCGGCGCTCAACCCCGACCACGGGCCGACTTTGCTGGTGGTCGGCTGCGCGCTCGCGTCGATGCTGATGTCGCTGCCGCTTTCTCGCTTTGTCGGTCTGGGCCTGACAGGGGTGGGTCTGATCGCTATTTGCCTGAGCCTGATCGTCACCGCTCGACGCGACGGCATCCCGGGCGTGCTCACCGACTGGTCCGAGCTCGCACTGCTGGTGGGTCCTGCCGGACTGGCCGAACTCCTGCGGCACGAATCGGGTGCTCGTACGTCCGGAGCGCGCGCCGTGCTCGGCGGTGCGGTGTTGTGGGTGGTGCTGTTCTTCGCCTATTACGCCGGCTATGACCTGGGCTATCGCGCGGACTGGCTGATCGTCGGCGTCACGGCGGCACTCGTGATCGCGTACGGCGTGGCGAGCGTCAGCCGGATCCGGGTCGTACCCGATCAATTCGGCGCCGCAGCCGCAACCGGCGGCGTCGCGGTCGTCCTAGCCCTGCTCGCCGCGCCAGCCCTGCCCTCGATTAGCTCGTCATCGTTCGCGCCGCCCGAGTTGGAGGTGGTGACGTACAACCTGCGGATGGGCTATGGCATGGACGGGCGTTTTGACCCCCGCGCGGTCGCGGAGGTCATCGGCGATGCCGACGTCGCGATGCTCCAGGAGGTCGACCGGGGGTGGTTCCTCAACGGTGGTCAGGATCAGTTGGCGATCCTGGCTCGGCTGACCCACAAGAACTTGTATTTCAATCCGGCCGCAGACCAGATCTGGGGGGACGCGATCCTCACCAGCCTGCCCGTCGAAAGCGTCACCGGCGAGCCGCTCTCGTCGTACGACGCCGTCACCGGCGCTGGTCTCCTGGCACTGCATGTCGACCTGCACGGCACACCGATGTGGCTGATGTCGACGCATGTGCAGCCGACGACGGCGCGTGAGGACGGGACCATCGATCAGGCGCGTGAGATTGCCGCGCTGGCAGAGCGGGGCGGTGCCGACGAGCGCGTGATCTTGGCGGGCGATTTCAACTTCGAACCCGGCTCGCCCTCGTTTCAGGCGATTCTCGGGTCGGGGCTTGTCGATGCCCTCGCCTCTCAACGCCCGGTCATGACCTCCGACTCGGTCTCTGCTGAGGAGCAGATCGACCACGTCTTCGCATCGTCGCACTTCGCGACCGTCTCAGCGTCGGCTGTCGATTCGCACGCGTCGGACCACCTGCCCGTACGCGTGGTGCTGAAGTTGCGCCCA
The DNA window shown above is from Nocardioides sp. and carries:
- a CDS encoding endonuclease/exonuclease/phosphatase family protein, producing the protein MRRDILPVLAIGAAWWLFSDLAAVWGPSLITIFGQAAETPAELMGLFALGCVLSSYVVVALARRLPTAALGIAILCRIVLQFQPGGQVQLYVASLGVAAALAWLSMLVARQASMTAQGICLGWLLSATAAAVGGTWLAVWRLDVTGIGTLGVLLVLNTVGLRVDVGESAPSRRLAWSVLPVGVVAGIAIVNAGRASALNPDHGPTLLVVGCALASMLMSLPLSRFVGLGLTGVGLIAICLSLIVTARRDGIPGVLTDWSELALLVGPAGLAELLRHESGARTSGARAVLGGAVLWVVLFFAYYAGYDLGYRADWLIVGVTAALVIAYGVASVSRIRVVPDQFGAAAATGGVAVVLALLAAPALPSISSSSFAPPELEVVTYNLRMGYGMDGRFDPRAVAEVIGDADVAMLQEVDRGWFLNGGQDQLAILARLTHKNLYFNPAADQIWGDAILTSLPVESVTGEPLSSYDAVTGAGLLALHVDLHGTPMWLMSTHVQPTTAREDGTIDQAREIAALAERGGADERVILAGDFNFEPGSPSFQAILGSGLVDALASQRPVMTSDSVSAEEQIDHVFASSHFATVSASAVDSHASDHLPVRVVLKLRP